The following proteins come from a genomic window of Paenibacillus antri:
- a CDS encoding ABC transporter permease, with protein MRNQTFIRNYHIMLMPGILLLIAFSVIPMFGIVIAFQDFQPTRGIFRSEWIGWENFEYMFALPDSRSIFVNTMVIASLKIVFGMAAPFLFALLLHEVVSTKFKRIVQTIVYLPHFMSWVILSGILINLLSLEGVVNQVVQFFGGDPILFLQSNVWFRVVLVASDVWKEFGFNTIIYIAALTSINTNLYEAAAIDGASRFQRLLYITIPGLLPTVILLATLGLGNVLNAGFEQILNLYNPIVYETGDIIDTYVYRAGLLEIQYGLATAVGLLKSVVSFVLIAVSYLLAARFANYRIF; from the coding sequence ATGAGAAACCAGACCTTTATCCGGAACTACCACATCATGTTGATGCCCGGCATCTTGCTGTTGATCGCGTTCAGCGTCATTCCGATGTTCGGCATCGTGATCGCGTTTCAAGATTTTCAACCGACGCGCGGCATCTTCCGTTCGGAGTGGATCGGCTGGGAGAACTTCGAATACATGTTCGCCTTACCTGACAGCCGATCGATATTCGTCAATACCATGGTAATCGCTTCGCTGAAGATCGTCTTCGGCATGGCCGCTCCGTTCCTCTTCGCCTTGCTGCTTCATGAGGTCGTCAGCACGAAGTTCAAGCGGATCGTGCAGACGATCGTCTATTTGCCTCATTTTATGTCGTGGGTCATTCTATCCGGCATTCTTATTAATTTGCTCAGCTTGGAAGGCGTCGTCAACCAAGTCGTGCAATTTTTCGGCGGAGACCCGATTCTATTCCTGCAGAGCAACGTCTGGTTTCGGGTCGTGCTCGTCGCCAGCGACGTGTGGAAGGAATTCGGCTTCAACACGATCATCTATATCGCCGCGTTGACTTCGATTAACACGAATTTATACGAAGCGGCGGCGATCGACGGAGCGAGCCGGTTCCAACGCCTGCTCTATATTACGATTCCCGGCTTGCTGCCGACGGTTATCCTGCTCGCGACGCTCGGGCTGGGGAACGTGTTGAACGCAGGGTTCGAACAAATCTTGAACTTGTATAATCCGATCGTCTACGAGACGGGAGATATTATCGATACGTACGTGTATCGCGCGGGGCTGCTGGAAATCCAGTACGGCTTGGCTACGGCCGTCGGCTTGCTGAAATCCGTCGTCAGCTTCGTCTTGATCGCGGTCTCTTACCTCCTTGCCGCCCGCTTCGCTAATTACCGCATCTTTTGA
- a CDS encoding extracellular solute-binding protein, translated as MNRKKWLVLLSAAALLGMTACSGANDGSSSGATTETPETATETTDNAQQPADAAVEDGPFAAYEDTVTITLGRQGVSGNNLPDGDTLEDNEYLRYVEERLNVDIKYEFSVEDLDAYNQKVTLAIASNSIPDVMIVNEQQFHQLAKADMLEDLTEVYENYASPLIKEYYDSYSGDRALNTGRIDGKLYALPNTNIDGNFQLLWIRQDWLNKLNLQLPKTVDDVKGIIQAFVEQDPDGNGTKDTVGLLGDPSIVGDGGFFTFDPIFNAYHSYPKSWFKDDQGNIVYGSTTLETKEALGVLRQMYADGLIDMEFLTRKWEDNAGLVSSGRAGILFAPWFAGWAMSDAVKANPEADWVPVAVPLDDAGKRNFVPSVPSGSFLVVKKGAKHPEAVLKVLNVEYEGIRLIDPAAQELYKGQGVGWLNYPLNLQLDFQDALARDIPIYDKVLKDKDTTGLPARIMPRVEAILKNHENPKQDMVAYADSLAFYTAAAVTGAKEMNRIEPIFYGNTETMLKRGANLEKLEKETFLKIISGTSPLDEFDKFVSTWKSIGGDDVAEEIAEIVNNR; from the coding sequence ATGAACAGAAAAAAATGGCTTGTCTTGCTCAGCGCTGCGGCGCTCCTCGGCATGACGGCTTGCAGCGGCGCGAACGACGGTTCATCGTCCGGTGCGACGACAGAGACGCCGGAGACAGCGACAGAGACGACGGACAATGCACAGCAGCCGGCTGATGCCGCCGTCGAGGACGGGCCGTTCGCCGCGTATGAGGACACCGTCACGATTACGCTGGGACGGCAAGGCGTATCCGGCAACAACTTGCCCGACGGGGACACGCTGGAGGATAACGAGTACCTCCGGTACGTTGAGGAGCGGCTCAACGTCGACATCAAGTACGAATTCTCCGTCGAGGATCTGGACGCATACAATCAGAAGGTTACGCTCGCGATCGCCAGCAACAGCATTCCCGACGTGATGATCGTCAACGAACAGCAGTTCCATCAGCTGGCGAAAGCCGATATGCTGGAGGACCTCACCGAAGTGTACGAGAACTACGCTTCTCCGTTGATCAAGGAGTACTACGATTCGTATTCCGGGGACCGCGCGCTCAACACCGGAAGAATCGACGGAAAGCTGTATGCGCTCCCGAATACGAATATCGACGGGAACTTCCAGCTGCTGTGGATTCGCCAAGACTGGCTGAACAAGCTGAATCTTCAGCTGCCGAAGACGGTAGACGATGTGAAGGGCATTATCCAAGCGTTCGTCGAGCAGGACCCTGACGGCAACGGTACGAAAGATACGGTCGGTCTGCTCGGGGATCCGAGCATCGTCGGCGACGGCGGATTCTTCACGTTCGACCCGATCTTCAACGCATACCATTCGTACCCGAAGAGCTGGTTCAAGGATGACCAAGGCAATATCGTCTACGGCTCCACGACGCTGGAGACCAAGGAAGCGCTCGGCGTACTGCGCCAGATGTATGCCGACGGACTGATCGACATGGAATTCCTGACGCGGAAGTGGGAAGACAACGCCGGTCTCGTATCGAGCGGGCGCGCAGGCATCCTCTTCGCGCCGTGGTTCGCCGGCTGGGCGATGTCCGACGCGGTCAAGGCCAATCCGGAAGCCGACTGGGTGCCGGTGGCCGTACCGCTCGACGATGCGGGCAAGCGCAACTTCGTGCCGTCCGTCCCATCCGGTTCGTTCCTGGTCGTGAAGAAAGGCGCGAAACACCCGGAAGCGGTCCTGAAAGTGCTGAACGTGGAATACGAAGGCATCCGCTTGATCGATCCCGCGGCCCAAGAGCTGTACAAAGGCCAAGGCGTAGGCTGGCTGAACTACCCGCTGAACCTGCAGCTGGACTTCCAGGATGCGCTGGCCCGCGATATCCCGATCTACGACAAGGTGCTTAAGGACAAAGACACGACCGGTCTGCCGGCGCGCATTATGCCTCGCGTGGAGGCGATCTTGAAAAATCACGAAAATCCGAAGCAGGATATGGTCGCGTACGCGGATTCGTTGGCGTTCTATACCGCTGCCGCGGTCACCGGCGCCAAGGAAATGAATCGGATCGAGCCGATCTTCTACGGCAATACCGAGACGATGCTCAAGCGAGGCGCAAACCTGGAGAAGCTCGAGAAGGAGACGTTCCTGAAAATTATTTCCGGCACTTCTCCGTTAGACGAGTTCGACAAGTTCGTCTCTACCTGGAAATCCATCGGCGGGGACGATGTCGCCGAAGAGATCGCGGAAATCGTCAACAATCGGTAA
- a CDS encoding response regulator transcription factor, with translation MQRILIVDDERIEREGIRNLIRKLELELEPILAENGEAALEIVRSEPVDIVITDIKMPFMDGLELSEKIREEKPDIELIIYSAFNEFEYARRAMRTNVSNYLLKPIQVPEFLAAVHRAMDACLEKEADKARERELLEGYRRGMVYEREKMLLDAINGTKPNKPSAVSLQEGDAPEREWIHLLLAECPRPFFDMHNDDFYAMLGERIPLPFDYLNVNENQSLLFVRSSVPLPKEMLRSLAETIASGTAERYEQQVRLIVGAAADGWEGVHNAYCGIERLLEFTFFMNDDAILFDGEQFAGAAVDEVELQSIADKIYQCLDYGDMRGAKYGVELLFSYLKTKGQFSSLYTKFLCSEIMSKAVGKEHRNNLSVINDYLDKITRSPSLHDLKDLMFDMFDLFESGAESKGKGESTNKIIEGIKQMVEEHYDQDLSLEGIAEQVYLTPSYLSYLFKKETGQSLIRYITQVRMDKAVTLLRDTNMKIVDICKRLGYRNSNYFIQSFRQHYGVTPAKFRDKNP, from the coding sequence ATGCAACGCATTCTGATCGTCGACGACGAGCGAATCGAACGGGAAGGCATTCGCAATCTGATCCGCAAGTTGGAGCTGGAGCTGGAACCTATCCTGGCCGAAAACGGAGAGGCTGCGCTCGAGATCGTGCGAAGCGAGCCGGTGGATATCGTCATCACGGATATTAAGATGCCGTTCATGGACGGTCTGGAATTGTCGGAAAAAATCCGGGAGGAGAAACCGGACATCGAGCTTATTATTTACAGCGCCTTCAACGAATTCGAATACGCAAGGAGAGCGATGCGCACCAATGTCTCGAATTACTTGCTGAAGCCGATCCAGGTGCCTGAATTCCTGGCGGCGGTCCATCGGGCGATGGATGCTTGCCTGGAGAAGGAGGCCGACAAAGCTCGCGAGCGCGAGCTGCTCGAAGGCTACCGGCGAGGCATGGTCTACGAGAGGGAAAAGATGCTGCTGGACGCGATCAACGGGACCAAGCCGAACAAGCCCTCCGCGGTCTCTCTGCAAGAGGGCGACGCCCCGGAACGGGAATGGATCCATCTCTTGCTGGCGGAGTGTCCGCGTCCGTTCTTCGATATGCATAACGACGATTTCTACGCGATGCTCGGCGAACGCATCCCCCTCCCGTTCGACTATTTGAACGTGAACGAAAATCAGAGCCTCTTGTTCGTCCGCAGCTCCGTTCCGCTGCCGAAGGAGATGCTCCGATCGCTGGCCGAGACGATCGCCTCCGGCACCGCGGAACGGTACGAACAGCAAGTGAGACTGATCGTCGGCGCCGCGGCCGACGGATGGGAAGGCGTGCATAACGCCTACTGCGGCATCGAGCGCTTGCTGGAATTTACGTTTTTTATGAATGACGACGCGATTTTGTTCGACGGCGAGCAGTTCGCCGGAGCGGCCGTCGACGAGGTCGAATTGCAGTCGATCGCGGACAAAATTTACCAATGCCTGGACTACGGTGACATGCGGGGCGCGAAGTACGGGGTCGAGCTGCTGTTCTCTTACTTGAAGACGAAAGGGCAATTCTCCTCGCTGTACACCAAATTTTTATGTTCGGAAATTATGAGCAAAGCGGTGGGCAAAGAACACAGGAACAACTTGAGCGTCATTAACGATTATTTGGACAAAATTACCCGATCGCCTTCCCTGCACGATTTGAAAGATTTGATGTTCGACATGTTCGATCTCTTCGAATCCGGCGCCGAATCGAAGGGGAAGGGCGAATCTACGAATAAAATCATCGAGGGAATCAAACAGATGGTCGAGGAACATTACGATCAGGATCTCTCCCTCGAAGGGATTGCGGAGCAGGTGTATTTAACGCCTAGCTATTTAAGCTACCTGTTCAAGAAGGAAACCGGGCAAAGTTTGATTCGGTACATTACCCAGGTCCGCATGGACAAAGCCGTGACGCTGCTCAGAGACACGAACATGAAGATCGTCGATATATGCAAAAGGTTGGGGTACCGAAATTCGAACTATTTTATCCAGTCCTTCCGTCAGCATTACGGCGTCACGCCGGCGAAATTCAGAGATAAAAATCCGTAA